The Bacillota bacterium LX-D region AATCGCATCTTCATAACGCAATTTATCTGCACTAAGGTTTTTGTTTGTATCATCCAATATCTGCTCAATATCCAACGGCAGATTAAGCCCCTTCGAAAGGCGATAAAACAGGGCTTTGTCCTTAAACAATGTCTTATATACTGATAAATAGTCTATTTTTGTAAATTTGTCTATTGTTTTCCTCAAAGCTGCACTTTGCTTTGCTGCCAGCAGCCTTGCAAAAGCTTTTGCGTCGAAAGGGTGATCTGTTTGCTCATATACAAACTTTTCGAACTTTATAAGCCTGTCTTTTCTAAGTTCCTGCAGCCTGTTCATGATTCGGGTTTCAATTTGTTTAAGACGTTTTTCAACAGGTATAAATTTTTTTGCTTGTTTAGTAAATCCATCTTTAACAAGTGGCGGTCTGCAACACATTCACCATTAAAATGAATGTCGCAAAACTCTATCATACGATGCTCAAAATGCCTTATAAACCGTTCAAGCAGAATAAGAAAAGTTTTAGACAGCTTAAACTCTATACTTGACTTGAGCAATTCTTTTTTCTTTGTATCATCTGAGGTTATAATTTCTTCAAGTAATGAATTTCTGCTTTTAACTCCGATACTGTTCTCAAAAATGGTTGCAAAAATATTTTCAAAAGTAAGGGTTGCAATGTTCTCTTCACCAAGTTCAGGTAAAACATTGGAAATATACTGACCAAATAAGAAGTTGGGGGAGATAAGGACAATATTATTCATTCCAAGTTATTCGGTAAGGCCCTGATACATTAAAAAGGCTACTCTGTGCAAAGCTACAGAAGTTTTCCCGCTTCCCGCAACGCCCTGAACAATCACAAGCTCATTCTCAATGTCACGAATAATTATGTCCTGCTCTCTTTGGATGGTTTCTACAATGGTTTTCATTTTTGATGATACATGACCGGATAATACTTTTTTGAGTATATCGTCCATAACACTTACGCTTGAATCAAAAAAATATTGCAGCTTACCATTTTTTATTTCATATTGACGTTTTAACGTAACTTCACCTTTTACAGTTCCACACGGTGCTTGATAGCTAACCTCTCCAAGTTCATACCGGTAGAATATACTTGATATGGGTGCTCGCCAATCATAAACATAGGTGTTATAAGTTTTATCATCCGTCAGATTTCCAAGCCCAATGTATATACTTTCCTTGTCAAAGCCTTCTTCAATGAAATCTATTCTGGCAAAGTAAGGTGAATTTAATAGCTTCTTGTATTTTTCTATTCTTTTTGCGGTAGCTTCATAGTCATACGTTTGCACTTCCAGAGGACTCAGGTGCTGAACCATTTCGGTAAGTTTATCAAAGTCATTTGAAAAATGAGCCGTATTTTCATACATATCCCGTCTTGAAGCAATTAAATTCTCTTTTTTTTCCGCAATATTATGCTGTTCCTCTTCTAATTTATTTTTTACAACAGCAAGGGTCTGCTCTAAATAGTTAGTCTCAATTATTAGATTTTCTTCATATTCACCCATAAAATCACCCCCTACTATTCAAAAGCAATTTCATTATTTTGACAGCCTCTTTAGTAACATATTTCTTGAACTCGTTTTCTTCTGGTATAAGTGATCTTCTAGCAATATAGATAGAAACTTCGCCATGTATATAACAGTGCACGTTGTGAAGTGCATATTTCATCTTTTCTTTTTGCAGTTCTACTCCATACAGATTTCTCCAAATAGTTATGAGGCTGTCAACAAAAGTATCTACCGTCTGTACTGTAGCTATTTCATTACTTTTGGGGCGCTGACCTCCAATTATTTCAACCCATGCTAAACGAAACCACCCCTTATTATTCAGATAGAAGTCTACAAATTAACTTCTCTACGTGATCCTTTACGAAAAACATTTAATAAAGCGAAGTTTCAATTCTCCGGCAATAGTACCAATCGTCGGACAACACTTGACGTCCTTGCCTGACCGGTCACGAAGATACATTATAGGTGTTTATATCTCTATGTAGAATTACAATCTAAAATGAGTGAGATTTGCAAGACCTACGCGAACAGTAGTTTGCACTGCTTTTCCATCTTTCACAACTATTACATAATCCTTATCATCTTGATGGAGGAGTGCTGAATTTGGAATAACTAAGGCCGATGGAATTTGCACGGAAATCTTGGCTATGGCCGTCATCCCCGCCTTTAAGAGTCCATCCGAATTATCCACTGTGACCTTGATCGGAAAAAACTGCCCTGTAGGAATAGAAACTGGGCTAATATAAGCGATTTTCCCCGTAAAGGTTCAAACAACCATTCTCACTCCCTTAAAACAGAACAGATTTATTATTGGATTGCGTAAGTTTGGAACTATTGACAATTTCCAGGGTTGCACAATACGTATCCACAATACAAACTATAAGTGATTCATAATATTTGGGCGGCATAATAGTCAGCGGCCACATATGTTTTTAGATAATATCCTGCTCTATTTCATTTAAAGTAAATATTCTATTAGCATTTTCCAGTGCTATGGACAAAATGGTCCTGACAAAAATCCCCTATTTATAAAACGTTTTTCGGAAACACTTGCATAAATTGATTCTAAAGTCCACCCAATAAAAGCATAAAAAGCAAAAAAGTACTACATCAATAATATGGCTCCTTAATTACCTCTCCCCTATATAAAAAGAAGTCTTAAAAAAGACCTGAGCGAAAGACTGAAAGTACAAGACCTATTGTTATTATTCCGGCAACAGCTAATCCTATTTTTAAAAGTACTATATTTAATTGATAGACTTCTACTCCGGTATGGGCACTCATTCCTGAACCGATAATAATTCCGGCAATAATTATACTTACCGCCAAAAGTACGATACTAAAGGAAATTCGATTGGATATTCTATCTATTCTTCTTATTATTTTTTCAATATCTTGAATCTTAAAATAGAATGTGAAATCCTCCTCTTCTATTCTCTTTATAAAACTAAGGATAAAAATAGGTAATTCCTTTATTAAACTGCTATAATTAGTTATTCCTCTAAAAAATATTTTCGCAAAATATTCTGGCGACAAAGTAGCAAACGCTAATTTTTTAGCGATTGGTTCCGCAATTTCTAAAACGCTTAGCTGGGGGTCAAGTTTTTCTACTAATCCTTCCATAGTAATTAGTGATTTTGCCAGCATTGTAAATTCAGGTGGAAGCATAATTTTATAGGAAAAGGCTATTTTAAAAACCTCATTCAGCAATTCACCAATTTTTAGCTTATTTAGCTCGTGCGATAAATAATTATTTCTTATTGCGTCGAATTCTTTTTCAAGTTTATTTGTATTAACCCTGGCTGTTATAGCATTCAGCTCCATCAGAGCCTCCACAATTAACTTGCTGTTTTTAGAGGTAACACCAATTAATATTTTGAGGAACTGGATTTTACGTTCTTCGCTTAGTTTTCCTACCATACCTAAATCTAAAAAGGCGATGGTATTGTCGGGTAAAACCATAATATTCCCCGGGTGAGGATCGCCATGAAAAAAGCCATCTCTCAATACCTGATTAAATATTGATGTGGCAAGCTTCTTGGCTATCAGCTTACGGTCAATCCCCGCTTTTTCTAACGCGTCAAAATCAGATAGCCGTATCCCGTCAATATACTCCATTGTCAGGACACGTCTTGTTGTATGAATCCAACTGATTGACGGTACTAAAATACCCTTGTCTTTAGAGAAGTTTCTTTTGAAAGTTTCTGCGTTTTCTCCTTCTACTCTAAAATCCAATTCATTTTTTAAAGTATTTTCAAATTCTTTAACCATTTTACTGAAATTATAGAGCTTACCATATTGAGTGTGATTATCAATAAAATAGGCAAGGTCTTTTAATATCTTCAAGTCTAAATCAATATTTCTTTCTATTCCCGGCCTTTGAACCTTAACTACTACTTGTTTACCTGACCTTAATCTGGCGAGGTGAACCTGTGCTATCGATGCTGCTGCCAAAGGTTTTTCAGTGAACTCGGTATAGATATTTTCCAATTTTTCATCAAACTCATTCTCAATTACAGACCTGATATCTGAAAAAGGCAAGAGTTGTACGGCATCCTGTAATTTTTCTAGTTCATTAATAATTTCTTTAGAGAAAAGATCGGGTCTTGTACTGATTACTTGTCCGAGTTTGATAAAAGTTGGCCCTAATTCCTCTAATGCCACTCTTAATCTCTCACCTATAGAAAGTTTTGCATACTCATTTTCCGCTTCGATTTTTATTATTCTTTTTTTGATATTCAGATACCTAAAAAGGCCTAGTTGGTCAATAAAGACACCAAAACCATGCCTGGCAAAGACCACAATTATCTCTTGATACCTTTTAAGATGTTCATATCGATTAATTACCAAATTTAAATCACAACCTATTTTTATTCTTTAACTGATTTCAGCTATACCATTTCATTATACTGGCTCCCCACGTTAACCCCGCTCCAAAACCAATGAGTAATATTATATCACCTGTTTTTATTTGTTTTTTAATAAAGGCTTCGGACAAGATACTGCCGCATTTACAAGCTATGTCTGGAGTGCTAATATTATATTCTACTTTTCTTCTTTCCCTTCGTCCTGCAGTTTTATCCCTGCCAGAAAAACTGCCTGCCGGTGAGCCAGAATATCACGAAAATGATGCCATCGGCATTGGAGAGATGGTTACAGACAAAAATTACAGGTTACCCCAGTATATTTTCTAGGCCTGTTACCTTAGAGGGTTGTAATATTTCACATAAACTTTACCATAAAATATTCGGACGTCCGTACTATATATTTAGTATAACTTGACTTTTTTTAAAGTGTTAATCTTTATCTTCTTTTTTACAATTTGCATTTTGCTCTAACACCTGAATAAGTTGCTCTCTTATAATATTTTTTAT contains the following coding sequences:
- the ubiB gene encoding 2-polyprenylphenol 6-hydroxylase gives rise to the protein MVINRYEHLKRYQEIIVVFARHGFGVFIDQLGLFRYLNIKKRIIKIEAENEYAKLSIGERLRVALEELGPTFIKLGQVISTRPDLFSKEIINELEKLQDAVQLLPFSDIRSVIENEFDEKLENIYTEFTEKPLAAASIAQVHLARLRSGKQVVVKVQRPGIERNIDLDLKILKDLAYFIDNHTQYGKLYNFSKMVKEFENTLKNELDFRVEGENAETFKRNFSKDKGILVPSISWIHTTRRVLTMEYIDGIRLSDFDALEKAGIDRKLIAKKLATSIFNQVLRDGFFHGDPHPGNIMVLPDNTIAFLDLGMVGKLSEERKIQFLKILIGVTSKNSKLIVEALMELNAITARVNTNKLEKEFDAIRNNYLSHELNKLKIGELLNEVFKIAFSYKIMLPPEFTMLAKSLITMEGLVEKLDPQLSVLEIAEPIAKKLAFATLSPEYFAKIFFRGITNYSSLIKELPIFILSFIKRIEEEDFTFYFKIQDIEKIIRRIDRISNRISFSIVLLAVSIIIAGIIIGSGMSAHTGVEVYQLNIVLLKIGLAVAGIITIGLVLSVFRSGLF
- a CDS encoding 3-oxoacyl-[acyl-carrier-protein] synthase III C-terminal domain-containing protein; this translates as MSEAFIKKQIKTGDIILLIGFGAGLTWGASIMKWYS